A window of the Campylobacter massiliensis genome harbors these coding sequences:
- the purF gene encoding amidophosphoribosyltransferase has product MCAIVGVINSKDAARTAYYALFAMQHRGQEASGISACDEGHIETVKGRGLVTEVFNKKSFEALKGDMAIGHNRYATAGKSSAADAQPIAANYALGSISVVHNGNLVNKDEVRNALIAEGAIFQTNMDTENIVHLIARSHSEHLQDRIVAALKQIKGAYCLLIQSRHKIFAIRDRWGVRPLSLGRLKDGGYIVASETCAFDLVGATFIRDVEPGEMLVFEQGKSEFESVRLFEAEPRVCAFEYIYFARPDSVIEGKSVYEVRKKMGETLAKKSKIDADFVVPVPDSGTPAALGYANASGIPFELAIVRNHYVGRTFIEPTQEMRNLKVKLKLNPMASLLKGKSVVVVDDSIVRGTTSKKIVELLRHAGAREIHFKVACPELKYPERYGIDTPSFEELISANKTPEEVCEYIGADSLEFLDVDELVSSIGSERKYSLVSFDGDYFIK; this is encoded by the coding sequence ATGTGTGCGATAGTTGGAGTAATAAATTCTAAAGACGCTGCGCGAACGGCATACTACGCGCTATTTGCGATGCAACACCGAGGCCAGGAGGCAAGCGGCATCAGCGCATGCGACGAGGGACATATCGAGACCGTCAAGGGTCGCGGGCTCGTGACGGAGGTCTTTAACAAAAAGAGCTTTGAAGCGCTAAAAGGCGACATGGCGATCGGACACAACCGCTACGCCACCGCGGGCAAAAGCTCCGCCGCCGACGCCCAGCCAATCGCGGCAAACTACGCGCTGGGTTCGATCTCGGTCGTACACAACGGCAACCTCGTAAACAAGGACGAAGTCCGCAACGCGCTGATCGCCGAGGGCGCGATATTTCAGACCAACATGGACACCGAAAACATCGTCCACCTCATCGCTAGAAGCCACAGCGAACACCTACAAGACCGTATCGTTGCGGCGCTAAAACAAATCAAAGGCGCCTACTGCCTACTCATCCAGTCGCGTCACAAAATTTTCGCCATCCGCGACCGTTGGGGCGTGAGACCGCTCTCGCTAGGACGTCTAAAAGACGGCGGCTACATCGTAGCTAGCGAGACGTGCGCGTTTGATTTGGTAGGCGCGACTTTTATCCGCGACGTGGAGCCTGGCGAGATGCTGGTTTTCGAGCAGGGCAAAAGCGAGTTTGAGAGCGTGCGTCTTTTTGAAGCGGAGCCTAGGGTTTGTGCGTTTGAGTATATTTATTTCGCGCGCCCCGATAGCGTCATCGAGGGCAAAAGCGTCTACGAAGTGCGCAAGAAAATGGGCGAAACGCTAGCCAAAAAAAGCAAGATCGACGCGGACTTCGTCGTGCCGGTACCAGATAGCGGCACGCCGGCGGCGCTAGGCTACGCAAACGCTAGTGGGATACCGTTTGAGCTAGCTATCGTGCGTAATCACTACGTCGGCCGCACATTTATCGAGCCGACGCAAGAGATGCGCAACCTCAAGGTCAAACTTAAACTAAACCCGATGGCGAGCCTGCTCAAGGGCAAAAGCGTGGTCGTCGTGGATGATAGCATCGTGCGCGGCACGACCTCCAAAAAGATCGTCGAGCTACTTCGTCACGCGGGCGCGAGAGAGATACACTTTAAGGTTGCTTGCCCCGAGCTAAAATACCCTGAACGCTACGGCATCGACACCCCGAGCTTCGAGGAACTCATCAGCGCAAACAAGACACCCGAAGAGGTGTGCGAATATATCGGCGCGGACAGCCTCGAGTTTTTGGACGTGGACGAGCTAGTTAGCAGCATCGGCAGCGAGCGCAAGTACTCGCTGGTTAGCTTTGACGGGGATTATTTTATCAAGTAA
- a CDS encoding calcium-binding protein, protein MSNDVSSREAKAKHELDKAYERLLKNAGLTKLIIEEFGKMKDVAKVYDILTSLTAAPLEGGDALKEGIRKLNNSFKGVGIGFTAVQDGLKDGLDSMMIGALVDVGLDFGVELAIGFFNKPLSGAIGLFTTGIGIGNLINKATGSPELDINKWLKERIEELRGVTTDLPEIKNGMMYLTMRDGTIYARSLTENGMHFISGSDKPDVLFGGANKDILIGHGGGDLLIGGAGVDDYFVNNGDIIDDSDKRGRIFDSATQKQYTGGTFDKKSGYYIGENGWYKIEGNDLIINNKITVKGFNKDNNDLGITLLEADDIAISIRGKTVLSEQGNGKHSEGYKIELNRSLEKNEWMIVKVLNDNGEERYVFYGDVPKEYYDALFSKKVYGDTTYLSWNGNTTSNEDINVAVSVSVYAHSDNIKVKSITPLGVTIKDDDRDPKEDLPETYDPIVIDFNKNGITSTKLNNTVHFDHDNNGFKEATAWIEKDDGLLVLDKNGNGKIDNGNELFGNHTISNTIYRYTDKKATNGYEALKAYDLNNDNVIDEKDEIFSKLKIWKDANSNGITDEGELSSLTHNNIKSIDLNYKEIAMDENSNTVKQSSKVTLKDGSVLNANDVWFKVNLDKTKEEDINIPLEIRSLPQVKAFGNLNSLQIAASKSDTLAAMINLYLMLNPEDRKKHINDIVYEWAGVNDMDPNSRTISIDSRMVNVYEKITGKPFTWHGNFNDENIRISANIIKERFDVFKHYVYATIELQTTYADIDLDTETMSLENNVKPSYKFDALNSKLTQLYKDNRHDEIKNLMDIVREAGAYKPVFQETLKTNLISLCSSDNKFLSLCLNTYIQGTDDDNTINGSFENNFIVGGKGNDILYGGGGNDIYAFAKGDGKDTIYDTAGNDKIEFKEGIAPGDVSFKRELDKLIISIKSGSEADGDSITVQNFFSVNPAIGNNTVRTITFADGTVYDFNKILELTPLNSTDKDDKLYLTDDNDTFDAGSGNDEIWGGNGDDTLSGGRGDDILYGNNGNDTIYGNEGNDVLHGDLGNDTLIGGRGNDQLYGESGNDTYIFGRNWGNDTIIENYYDRNNIIKFTDNITKNDLVFNRNDRDLIISDKAGANSICVKDVFYLSYDYAQLNSKISKIVFADGSEILEKDFIDPLLINPTDNDDKLVGAFDANYTIDGKGGNDTIITNKGNDTLIGGKGNDTLMGGEGDDTYIYKKGDGNDIIRDLNGNNIIYFKDIGRDGIEFLKNNDDLIIKIKESNETITIKDVLHSYQRDYVNFAFKFMDESIMNIHDVQFSLTGDDENNVLRGYTTSDTIYGKKGNDTIYGGAGNDTYIYHKGDGNDIIYDLQGSNIVEFKDINRDEVAFTESRGSLLVTIRDTNEQITIMNFFNSESSSMSFGFADGTTLDKNAAKAAALIGDDKDNIIQGYYSDDILKGNDGNDTLYGGGGSDTLEGGKGNDILVGNTGVDTYVFGRGDGQDVIYALDADYGRFNIDDKGNYNISYYYNQQNSKGTDIIKFKEGITKNDLIFERAGANRHDLLIKIKDTDDSITVKDMFSDAVSSRGIDKIEFADGSFMSTDDIYKNTPLVINRADQERTNGSVYSDTIIGNDQNNIVYANDGDDTLTGGKGNDYLDGGNGNDIYVYNKGDGSDTIYDTGGADTIKFGQGISKQDIVVKRSERVNADGRKEYSDIKISFKNSPNDSITIKDIIASNKVTEENKIETFEFENGEKLSFEDIKKLSLVGSNESDTLIGYVHFHNIMSGNEGNDKLYGQGWNDTMDGGEGDDIIESGSGNDTLIGGAGNDTLNGGIGDDVYIYNKGDGKDTIIDGGGTDVIKFGQGINKEDLIATKIGKGYYGDIVLTFANSQNDSITIKNIILAGEINNANKIEALEFANGEKLKIEDIKLNIIGTEENDNMRGYDGFSNIIKGNGGNNNIQGGALNDTVYGGEGDDTIDGGTGNDILMGGEGDDRIYGGEGDDTIDGGTGNDALYGGDGEDKLMGGEGNDNLWGESGNDTLIGGEGNDELWGESGDDVIDGGNGNDNIQGGSGNDTITGGDGDDIIKGEDGNDIIDGGTGNDALYGGGGEDTYLFGKGDGQDTVSADGNDIIKFKAGITRDDLILRRSEYQKDGFDDGLILTIKNSLDSITIKDVFKDESNSQGIKGIEFNDGSSMNLEDIKKGVLISSDSDQKTFYGFNSDDTIIGGDGNEYLYGKGGNDTLIGNKGDDIISGGDGNDILIGGEGNDELQGGSGNDTYVFGRGDGNDKIINYDSDSGQNDIIKFEEDITKDDLIFKRVRTSDGVGDLVVSIKGTKDSICVSGMFNVVDNNHILNEQYKINKIEFSDGSYMDLEAIQLALKNNNVIIHSSYFWRNNEGSDEDDEIYGDDDSNYLAGNKGDDILIGGKGADRLDGGEGADTYVFAKGDGNDIISADGNDIIKFKEGISKDDLLITREYSNLKINFKNSDDSITVSGMLYEIDSNSQGIKAIEFSDGSSLSLEDIRKTVLVNNDSVDAYETISGFNSDDLIIGNSKDNVIIARGGNDTVYGKEGNDTISGDAGNDLLIGGEGDDTYEYNMGDGNDTIDNTGGGNDTILFSYGISKDDVSFKKDGNDLIVTVNKDSSQTINVKNHFLGGDYAIDQIKFASNGSVLSRKDILKLMNTVHLTSEGGNNNLVDKGQKDNVYTYAGGRVTISDNGGYDKVIFKNKTYSVNYSKKGDNLLISANKITASNNNVLEVKDFFKGANHIIEDFDLSEYSLVTARRIYEDFGITYPVAQSKQEVLTGGKEDNVYIYTGGRKIIDDKGGNDRVVFQGLEEGLFYRQKGNNLLISTKKMTTDNEDVLEVKNFFSSKNSIIEEFQITDYWSVSARKIYEDFDETYPASTSTQNAPLALLGTTNKNNEASLNDSASDM, encoded by the coding sequence ATGAGTAACGATGTAAGCAGTAGAGAGGCCAAAGCAAAGCATGAGCTTGATAAAGCTTATGAGAGGCTTTTGAAAAATGCGGGTTTAACCAAGCTGATAATAGAAGAGTTTGGTAAAATGAAAGATGTAGCTAAAGTTTATGATATTTTGACATCTTTAACAGCAGCCCCACTAGAAGGAGGAGATGCGCTTAAGGAAGGAATAAGGAAATTGAATAATTCCTTTAAGGGTGTGGGCATAGGTTTTACTGCCGTGCAAGACGGACTGAAAGATGGTCTTGATTCAATGATGATTGGTGCATTAGTAGATGTTGGATTAGATTTTGGTGTAGAATTGGCTATAGGGTTTTTCAATAAGCCATTATCTGGGGCAATTGGTTTATTTACTACTGGCATAGGCATCGGAAATCTAATAAACAAAGCAACCGGCTCTCCAGAGTTAGATATCAATAAATGGCTTAAAGAAAGGATAGAAGAACTTCGAGGTGTAACGACCGACCTGCCTGAAATAAAAAACGGTATGATGTATCTAACTATGCGCGACGGTACTATATACGCAAGATCTCTAACCGAAAACGGAATGCATTTTATATCGGGCTCAGATAAACCCGACGTCCTCTTCGGAGGTGCCAACAAAGACATCCTAATAGGACACGGGGGAGGAGATCTTTTAATAGGAGGAGCCGGAGTAGATGATTATTTCGTAAATAACGGCGATATAATAGACGATAGCGATAAAAGAGGAAGGATATTTGATAGCGCAACCCAAAAACAATATACCGGAGGAACGTTTGATAAAAAATCGGGATACTATATCGGGGAGAACGGTTGGTATAAAATAGAAGGAAACGATCTGATAATAAACAATAAGATCACCGTAAAAGGATTTAATAAAGACAACAACGATCTGGGAATAACGCTACTAGAGGCCGACGATATAGCAATAAGCATAAGGGGCAAAACGGTCTTGTCCGAGCAAGGTAACGGAAAACATAGTGAAGGTTATAAGATAGAGCTGAATAGAAGCTTGGAAAAAAATGAATGGATGATAGTAAAAGTCCTAAACGATAACGGCGAAGAGAGATATGTGTTTTACGGGGACGTCCCGAAGGAGTATTATGATGCGCTTTTTTCAAAGAAAGTATATGGCGATACTACATATCTGAGCTGGAACGGAAATACTACGTCCAATGAAGACATAAATGTCGCCGTTAGCGTGAGCGTATATGCCCACTCGGATAATATAAAGGTAAAGTCCATAACTCCGTTGGGAGTAACCATAAAGGACGATGACCGTGACCCAAAAGAGGATCTTCCCGAAACATACGATCCCATAGTAATAGATTTCAATAAAAACGGTATAACATCTACCAAACTCAATAACACGGTGCATTTCGATCATGATAATAATGGTTTTAAAGAAGCTACGGCTTGGATAGAAAAGGATGACGGACTACTGGTACTGGATAAAAACGGTAACGGTAAGATAGATAACGGAAATGAACTGTTTGGAAATCATACCATCTCAAATACCATATACAGATATACGGATAAAAAAGCTACCAACGGATATGAAGCTTTAAAGGCTTATGATCTAAATAATGACAATGTCATAGATGAAAAGGATGAGATATTTAGTAAGCTTAAAATTTGGAAGGATGCAAATTCAAACGGTATAACAGACGAAGGAGAGCTTAGCTCACTTACCCATAACAATATCAAAAGCATAGATTTAAACTATAAAGAGATAGCTATGGATGAGAATTCAAATACGGTAAAGCAAAGCTCTAAAGTTACTCTTAAAGACGGCTCCGTTTTGAATGCCAATGACGTATGGTTTAAAGTAAATTTGGATAAGACAAAAGAAGAAGATATAAATATCCCGCTTGAAATAAGATCTCTTCCTCAGGTCAAAGCATTCGGAAATCTAAATTCACTTCAGATAGCGGCAAGCAAGAGTGATACTTTAGCCGCTATGATAAATCTATATCTGATGCTAAACCCTGAAGATAGAAAGAAACACATAAACGATATAGTCTATGAATGGGCTGGGGTAAATGATATGGACCCAAACTCCAGAACTATATCCATCGATAGCAGGATGGTAAATGTTTATGAAAAGATTACGGGGAAACCGTTTACTTGGCACGGAAACTTTAATGATGAAAATATCAGAATATCTGCCAATATCATCAAAGAAAGATTTGACGTCTTTAAACACTACGTCTACGCAACGATAGAGCTTCAAACTACATATGCCGATATTGATTTGGATACGGAAACTATGAGCTTGGAAAATAATGTAAAACCAAGCTATAAATTCGACGCTTTAAATTCTAAGCTTACTCAACTATATAAAGACAATCGGCATGACGAAATCAAAAACTTAATGGATATAGTCAGAGAGGCCGGCGCATATAAGCCTGTGTTTCAGGAAACTCTAAAAACAAACTTGATAAGTCTTTGCAGCAGTGATAATAAATTCTTATCTCTATGCTTAAATACCTATATTCAAGGAACCGACGATGACAATACGATCAATGGAAGTTTTGAAAACAATTTTATAGTAGGCGGCAAAGGGAATGATATTCTTTATGGTGGAGGCGGAAATGATATATATGCATTTGCTAAAGGCGACGGTAAAGATACTATCTATGATACGGCAGGTAACGATAAAATAGAATTTAAAGAAGGCATAGCTCCTGGCGATGTGAGCTTTAAAAGAGAGTTAGACAAACTCATAATATCAATAAAGAGCGGTAGCGAAGCAGACGGTGACAGCATAACCGTCCAAAATTTCTTCTCCGTAAACCCTGCGATAGGAAATAACACCGTTAGAACGATAACGTTTGCTGATGGAACCGTTTATGATTTCAATAAAATTCTTGAGCTGACTCCGCTAAATTCTACCGATAAAGACGACAAGCTTTATCTAACGGACGATAACGACACCTTTGATGCGGGATCAGGAAATGATGAAATTTGGGGTGGTAACGGAGATGATACATTAAGTGGTGGCAGAGGCGATGATATTCTTTATGGAAATAACGGTAATGATACGATTTACGGAAACGAAGGCAATGACGTCTTGCATGGGGATCTAGGCAACGATACGCTAATAGGAGGACGAGGAAACGATCAACTATACGGAGAAAGTGGCAATGATACCTATATATTCGGCAGAAATTGGGGAAACGATACTATAATAGAAAACTACTATGACCGCAATAATATAATTAAATTTACTGACAATATTACCAAAAACGATTTGGTATTTAACAGAAATGACCGTGATTTGATTATTTCCGATAAAGCCGGCGCTAATTCTATATGCGTAAAAGATGTTTTTTATCTATCTTACGATTATGCACAATTAAATTCAAAAATATCCAAGATAGTATTTGCGGATGGTAGCGAAATCTTGGAAAAAGACTTTATAGATCCGCTATTAATCAATCCAACCGATAACGATGATAAACTGGTGGGGGCTTTTGACGCCAACTATACTATCGATGGAAAGGGTGGGAATGATACTATTATTACAAACAAAGGCAATGATACATTAATAGGCGGAAAAGGCAATGATACTCTTATGGGAGGAGAAGGCGACGATACTTATATTTACAAAAAAGGAGATGGAAACGATATTATACGAGATCTTAACGGCAATAATATAATATATTTTAAAGATATCGGACGAGACGGGATTGAGTTCTTAAAAAATAATGATGACCTAATTATTAAAATAAAAGAGAGCAATGAGACTATAACCATAAAAGATGTATTGCATAGCTACCAAAGAGATTACGTTAATTTTGCTTTTAAATTTATGGATGAAAGTATTATGAACATCCATGACGTACAATTTTCTTTAACCGGAGACGACGAGAATAATGTTTTAAGGGGTTACACTACTAGCGATACCATATACGGCAAAAAAGGAAACGATACTATCTACGGCGGGGCCGGCAACGATACATATATCTACCATAAAGGCGACGGCAATGACATTATATATGATTTGCAAGGTAGCAATATAGTAGAGTTTAAGGATATTAATAGAGATGAAGTGGCTTTTACGGAAAGCCGCGGCAGTCTATTGGTAACGATAAGGGATACTAATGAACAAATAACTATTATGAATTTTTTTAACTCTGAGTCGTCTAGTATGAGTTTCGGGTTTGCCGACGGAACTACTTTAGACAAAAACGCAGCAAAGGCAGCTGCCCTGATAGGCGACGATAAGGATAATATAATCCAAGGATACTATTCCGACGATATACTAAAAGGTAACGACGGAAACGATACGCTTTACGGCGGAGGAGGTAGCGATACTCTAGAAGGCGGTAAAGGAAATGATATCTTAGTAGGCAATACGGGAGTAGATACTTACGTATTTGGAAGAGGGGACGGACAAGACGTTATCTATGCGCTAGACGCCGATTACGGACGATTTAATATAGACGATAAAGGAAATTATAATATTTCATACTACTACAATCAACAAAACTCCAAAGGCACAGATATCATTAAATTTAAAGAAGGCATAACTAAAAACGACCTAATCTTTGAAAGAGCGGGCGCTAATAGGCATGATCTTTTAATAAAAATAAAAGATACCGACGATTCTATTACCGTAAAAGATATGTTTAGCGACGCCGTAAGTTCAAGAGGCATAGATAAAATAGAGTTTGCGGACGGCTCTTTTATGAGTACCGACGATATATACAAAAATACTCCTCTTGTGATAAATAGAGCTGATCAAGAACGAACAAACGGTTCCGTATACTCAGACACCATAATAGGAAACGATCAGAATAATATCGTATACGCCAATGATGGAGACGACACCCTAACCGGAGGCAAAGGAAACGACTACCTAGATGGAGGAAACGGAAACGACATTTACGTATACAATAAAGGCGACGGAAGCGATACTATCTATGATACCGGAGGAGCAGATACTATCAAATTCGGTCAAGGTATCTCTAAACAAGACATAGTTGTCAAACGAAGCGAACGAGTAAATGCTGACGGCCGCAAAGAGTATAGCGATATAAAGATATCCTTTAAAAACTCCCCAAATGATTCCATAACCATAAAAGACATAATCGCTAGCAATAAAGTAACCGAAGAAAATAAAATAGAAACCTTTGAGTTTGAAAACGGTGAAAAGCTAAGCTTTGAAGATATTAAAAAGCTATCTTTAGTGGGTTCAAATGAGAGCGATACCTTGATAGGCTACGTTCATTTCCATAATATAATGAGCGGCAACGAAGGAAACGATAAGCTCTACGGTCAAGGCTGGAACGATACTATGGACGGCGGAGAAGGAGATGATATAATAGAAAGCGGTAGCGGTAACGATACTTTAATAGGAGGAGCGGGTAACGATACTCTAAACGGAGGCATAGGCGACGACGTATATATCTATAATAAAGGCGACGGCAAAGATACGATAATAGACGGGGGTGGAACGGACGTTATAAAATTCGGGCAAGGCATTAATAAAGAAGATTTGATTGCCACTAAAATCGGCAAAGGTTATTATGGAGACATTGTATTAACTTTTGCTAATTCGCAAAACGACTCTATAACCATAAAAAATATAATCTTAGCCGGAGAAATCAATAACGCCAATAAAATAGAAGCCCTTGAATTTGCCAACGGCGAAAAGTTAAAGATTGAAGACATTAAGTTAAACATAATAGGCACCGAAGAAAATGATAATATGCGAGGCTATGACGGTTTTAGCAATATCATTAAAGGCAATGGCGGAAACAATAATATTCAAGGCGGAGCGCTAAATGATACCGTATACGGCGGAGAAGGTGACGATACTATAGACGGAGGAACCGGCAACGATATACTTATGGGAGGCGAAGGAGACGATAGGATTTACGGCGGAGAAGGTGACGATACTATAGACGGAGGAACCGGCAACGACGCTCTTTACGGCGGCGACGGAGAGGATAAGCTGATGGGAGGAGAGGGCAATGATAATCTTTGGGGTGAAAGCGGTAACGATACGCTAATAGGAGGAGAAGGTAATGACGAGCTTTGGGGCGAAAGCGGCGATGATGTCATAGACGGAGGAAACGGTAACGACAATATTCAAGGCGGAAGCGGTAATGATACGATAACGGGTGGCGATGGCGACGATATTATAAAGGGCGAAGACGGTAATGATATCATAGACGGCGGAACCGGCAACGACGCTCTTTACGGCGGTGGCGGAGAAGATACGTATTTATTCGGTAAAGGCGACGGGCAAGATACCGTATCTGCGGATGGGAACGATATTATTAAATTTAAGGCAGGGATCACTCGAGACGATTTAATACTCAGGAGATCAGAATATCAAAAAGACGGTTTTGATGACGGTTTGATATTAACGATAAAGAACTCGTTAGATTCAATTACAATAAAAGACGTTTTTAAAGACGAGAGTAATAGTCAAGGTATCAAAGGCATAGAATTTAACGATGGCTCATCTATGAATCTTGAAGATATAAAAAAAGGAGTACTTATATCTTCCGACTCGGATCAAAAAACTTTTTACGGCTTTAATTCAGACGACACTATCATAGGCGGGGACGGCAACGAATACCTATATGGAAAAGGCGGCAATGATACCTTAATAGGTAATAAAGGAGATGATATTATATCGGGAGGCGACGGGAACGATATTTTAATCGGCGGAGAGGGAAATGACGAGCTGCAAGGAGGCAGCGGAAACGATACCTACGTGTTTGGACGAGGAGACGGCAATGATAAAATCATAAATTACGATAGCGATTCTGGCCAAAACGATATTATCAAATTTGAAGAGGATATAACTAAGGACGATTTGATATTTAAAAGAGTTAGAACATCGGATGGCGTTGGCGATCTTGTTGTATCTATTAAAGGAACAAAAGATTCGATTTGCGTATCGGGTATGTTTAACGTTGTGGATAATAACCATATATTAAACGAGCAATACAAAATAAATAAGATCGAATTTAGCGACGGTTCTTATATGGATTTAGAAGCCATACAGCTAGCCTTAAAAAATAATAACGTTATAATACATAGTAGCTATTTTTGGCGAAACAATGAGGGTAGCGATGAGGATGACGAAATATACGGCGACGATGATAGCAATTATCTGGCAGGTAATAAAGGTGACGATATTTTAATAGGCGGTAAGGGCGCGGATAGGCTTGACGGCGGAGAAGGGGCGGATACTTACGTCTTTGCTAAAGGAGACGGTAACGATATTATATCTGCGGACGGCAACGATATTATTAAATTTAAAGAGGGAATTTCTAAAGATGATCTTTTAATAACTAGGGAATATAGCAACTTAAAGATAAACTTTAAAAATAGCGACGATTCTATTACGGTTTCTGGTATGCTCTATGAAATAGATAGCAATTCTCAAGGAATAAAAGCTATAGAATTTAGCGACGGCTCGTCTTTGAGTCTTGAGGATATAAGAAAAACCGTTCTTGTTAATAATGATTCGGTGGATGCTTATGAAACGATAAGCGGTTTTAACTCCGACGATTTAATAATTGGCAACTCCAAAGATAATGTCATAATAGCCAGGGGAGGCAACGATACCGTTTACGGCAAAGAGGGAAACGATACGATATCGGGCGATGCGGGCAACGACCTTTTAATAGGCGGAGAAGGCGACGATACGTATGAATACAATATGGGAGACGGTAACGATACCATAGATAACACCGGAGGCGGAAACGATACTATATTGTTCTCTTACGGTATATCTAAAGACGACGTCTCATTTAAAAAAGACGGCAACGATCTAATAGTTACCGTAAATAAAGACTCTAGTCAAACCATAAACGTCAAAAATCACTTCCTGGGAGGAGATTATGCTATAGACCAAATCAAATTTGCAAGTAACGGTAGCGTATTGAGCCGTAAAGATATCTTAAAACTAATGAATACCGTTCATCTTACCTCAGAGGGCGGCAACAATAATCTGGTAGATAAAGGACAAAAAGATAACGTTTATACCTATGCGGGAGGCAGAGTAACCATAAGCGACAACGGAGGATACGATAAAGTTATCTTTAAAAACAAGACTTATAGCGTAAACTACAGTAAAAAGGGCGATAATCTTTTGATAAGCGCAAACAAGATAACAGCTTCTAATAATAACGTCCTTGAAGTAAAAGACTTCTTTAAAGGAGCCAATCATATCATAGAAGACTTTGATCTAAGCGAATACTCTTTGGTGACCGCCAGAAGAATATACGAGGACTTTGGCATAACCTATCCCGTAGCTCAAAGCAAACAAGAGGTTCTTACCGGAGGAAAAGAAGATAACGTATATATCTATACCGGGGGAAGAAAGATTATAGACGATAAGGGAGGAAACGATAGGGTCGTCTTTCAAGGATTAGAAGAGGGGCTATTTTATAGACAAAAAGGAAATAACCTACTAATAAGCACGAAAAAGATGACTACGGATAACGAAGACGTCTTGGAAGTCAAGAATTTCTTCTCCAGTAAAAACTCTATAATAGAGGAATTTCAAATAACTGATTACTGGAGCGTATCGGCTAGAAAGATATACGAAGACTTTGATGAGACTTATCCAGCTAGTACCTCTACGCAAAACGCTCCTTTGGCTTTGTTGGGAACCACAAACAAGAATAACGAGGCCAGTCTGAACGACAGCGCATCCGATATGTAG
- a CDS encoding plasmid mobilization relaxosome protein MobC, whose protein sequence is MSKSNKNKRHHLDIILDDILLEIVSERAMKLGISKSMYARRCIELEIQSSFGIDNDVKERQRKHLMLLNNIANNVNQIARASNKVAKDFSGNSIKAESLLKHIHYQLSAILKLTIKE, encoded by the coding sequence ATGTCCAAAAGTAATAAAAATAAACGACACCATCTTGATATTATTCTTGATGATATTTTATTAGAAATAGTATCTGAACGAGCAATGAAGCTTGGAATATCCAAGAGCATGTATGCTAGACGGTGTATAGAATTAGAAATACAATCTAGTTTTGGTATAGATAATGATGTAAAAGAGCGTCAAAGAAAGCATCTAATGCTCTTAAATAATATTGCAAATAACGTAAATCAAATAGCTAGAGCTAGTAATAAAGTTGCTAAAGATTTTTCTGGTAATAGTATTAAAGCTGAATCGTTATTAAAGCACATCCATTATCAACTAAGCGCTATTTTAAAGCTAACAATTAAAGAATAA